A portion of the Echeneis naucrates chromosome 5, fEcheNa1.1, whole genome shotgun sequence genome contains these proteins:
- the efcc1 gene encoding EF-hand and coiled-coil domain-containing protein 1 isoform X2 produces MDALDITDPYSRPARRTQWIVSTLAYHYGLDRGVENEIIVLATGLDQYLQEIFHHMDYQGEGKIPVEDFNILCEILGLNKDSEGSECVGVSDNLPSELSFRHFHAKLCGYFSTKSGCKYENGRLLVGKDSEHIETQIRLRSPLKRRGKLLGLGDVPPPSAEGRHTFGCRLGSCTKECYEEIVALEEAEDRITKLEDENTSLRELIEDMRAALQSSDARCLALQVGLWKSHSKHKQDEGCFVALHKQAFQKRKSNGNLKNSTHSNLQNIIHEIEQLQTSRDQQAEEALRCNQRLEQELWSSKETVAALEDYNQALKIEQVGMRRKVEEARQVLLGGLGKVKELEAKASHVPMLQQYILQLESELLCYSRWK; encoded by the exons ATGGATGCCTTAGACATCACTGATCCATACAGCAGACCAGCTCGAAGGACACAATGGATCGTCAGTACTTTGGCTTACCATTATGGACTGGACCGCGGAGTGGAGAACGAAATTATAGTGTTAGCCACCGGCCTGGATCAGTATCTACAAGAGATTTTCCATCATATGGACTATCAAGGCGAAGGCAAAATCCCCGTGGAGGACTTCAACATTTTGTGTGAAATTTTGGGACTGAATAAAGACTCGGAGGGTTCAGAGTGTGTCGGTGTGTCGGACAATTTACCCAGCGAGCTCTCCTTCAGACACTTCCACGCTAAACTGTGCGGTTACTTCAGCACAAAGTCGGGGTGTAAGTATGAGAATGGTCGGCTGCTGGTCGGGAAAGACAGTGAGCACATTGAAACTCAGATCCGCCTGAGGAGCCCTCTGAAGCGGCGAGGGAAGCTGCTTGGTCTGGGCGACGTCCCTCCGCCGTCCGCGGAGGGACGTCACACCTTCGGCTGCAGGCTCGGCTCCTGCACCAAGGAGTGTTATGAAGAAATTGTGGCTCTGGAGGAAGCGGAGGACAGGATCACGAAACTGGAAGACGAGAATACTAGTTTGAGGGAGCTGATTGAGGATATGCGAGCCGCCCTCCAGAGCAGTGATGCTCGCTGTCTGGCACTGCAG GTTGGACTATGGAAAAGCCACTCAAAGCATAAACAAGATGAAGGCTGCTTTGTTGCCCTCCACAAACAAGctttccaaaaaagaaaaagcaatggGAACCTGAAAAACAGTACCCACAGCAACCTGCAGAACATCATCCACGAGATAGAGCAGCTGCAGACCTCTAGAGACCAGCAGGCTGAGGAAGCTCTGCGGTGTAACCAGAGACTGGAGCAGGAGCTTTGGAGCTCTAAAGAGACTGTAGCTGCTCTGGAGGACTACAATCAAGCTCTGAAGATAGAGCAGGTGGGCATGAGGAGGAAAGTGGAAGAGGCAAGGCAGGTGCTGCTCGGCGGACTTGGTAAAGTGAAAGAACTGGAAGCCAAAGCCAGCCATGTACCAATGCTGCAGCAATATATTCTCCAACTGGAATCAGAGCTCCTCTGCTAcag CAGGTGGAAATAG
- the efcc1 gene encoding EF-hand and coiled-coil domain-containing protein 1 isoform X3 produces MDALDITDPYSRPARRTQWIVSTLAYHYGLDRGVENEIIVLATGLDQYLQEIFHHMDYQGEGKIPVEDFNILCEILGLNKDSEGSECVGVSDNLPSELSFRHFHAKLCGYFSTKSGCKYENGRLLVGKDSEHIETQIRLRSPLKRRGKLLGLGDVPPPSAEGRHTFGCRLGSCTKECYEEIVALEEAEDRITKLEDENTSLRELIEDMRAALQSSDARCLALQVGLWKSHSKHKQDEGCFVALHKQAFQKRKSNGNLKNSTHSNLQNIIHEIEQLQTSRDQQAEEALRCNQRLEQELWSSKETVAALEDYNQALKIEQVGMRRKVEEARQVLLGGLGKVKELEAKASHVPMLQQYILQLESELLCYRA; encoded by the exons ATGGATGCCTTAGACATCACTGATCCATACAGCAGACCAGCTCGAAGGACACAATGGATCGTCAGTACTTTGGCTTACCATTATGGACTGGACCGCGGAGTGGAGAACGAAATTATAGTGTTAGCCACCGGCCTGGATCAGTATCTACAAGAGATTTTCCATCATATGGACTATCAAGGCGAAGGCAAAATCCCCGTGGAGGACTTCAACATTTTGTGTGAAATTTTGGGACTGAATAAAGACTCGGAGGGTTCAGAGTGTGTCGGTGTGTCGGACAATTTACCCAGCGAGCTCTCCTTCAGACACTTCCACGCTAAACTGTGCGGTTACTTCAGCACAAAGTCGGGGTGTAAGTATGAGAATGGTCGGCTGCTGGTCGGGAAAGACAGTGAGCACATTGAAACTCAGATCCGCCTGAGGAGCCCTCTGAAGCGGCGAGGGAAGCTGCTTGGTCTGGGCGACGTCCCTCCGCCGTCCGCGGAGGGACGTCACACCTTCGGCTGCAGGCTCGGCTCCTGCACCAAGGAGTGTTATGAAGAAATTGTGGCTCTGGAGGAAGCGGAGGACAGGATCACGAAACTGGAAGACGAGAATACTAGTTTGAGGGAGCTGATTGAGGATATGCGAGCCGCCCTCCAGAGCAGTGATGCTCGCTGTCTGGCACTGCAG GTTGGACTATGGAAAAGCCACTCAAAGCATAAACAAGATGAAGGCTGCTTTGTTGCCCTCCACAAACAAGctttccaaaaaagaaaaagcaatggGAACCTGAAAAACAGTACCCACAGCAACCTGCAGAACATCATCCACGAGATAGAGCAGCTGCAGACCTCTAGAGACCAGCAGGCTGAGGAAGCTCTGCGGTGTAACCAGAGACTGGAGCAGGAGCTTTGGAGCTCTAAAGAGACTGTAGCTGCTCTGGAGGACTACAATCAAGCTCTGAAGATAGAGCAGGTGGGCATGAGGAGGAAAGTGGAAGAGGCAAGGCAGGTGCTGCTCGGCGGACTTGGTAAAGTGAAAGAACTGGAAGCCAAAGCCAGCCATGTACCAATGCTGCAGCAATATATTCTCCAACTGGAATCAGAGCTCCTCTGCTAcag